The nucleotide sequence CGCCAGTCGGTCCTTCACTGCGCCAAGTTCGGCGCGGAGTTGGGCGTTCTCGGAGCTCAGGAGCTTGATCCGCTCCATCTGCTCGTCACTGGTCTTGGGATAGACCGCCTGGCCCCAGGCGCCATCCAGCGGGTAGCCGTTCTTGATGCGTAGCCAGGTCGTGAACACCCATCCGGCGACCGCGACGACACCCACCAGGGCGAATACCGGAGCGAAATCGGCAAAAGGAAACATCTTCAATCTCCCGCTAAGTTGAGACGCGGTTCGCGGTCAGCGCAGCTTTTCGATTTCGCGGGCGGTGCGCTCGGCCGGATCGGTGGCGATGCGCTCGAGCACGGCGATCCGCTCCTCCAGCCGGCTTACCTGGCCCTTTAGGCCCGCATTCTCGTTCGACAGGATCTCGATCTGGCGCCTCGCGTCGGGGCCGTCGTTTTTCTCCGTCATTCCGCCCCACTCATTCTCGATGGGATAGCCGTGCTTGGCGCGGATCCAGCTGGTGATCAGCCAGGCTCCGTAGGACATGGCGATGATCGCGAGTACGAATGCCGGACTTCCCCAGGACATCTTCTTTTCCCCTATTCTTGTGCGCTTAGCGTAGGCTTTCGATTTCCTGTGCCAGCCGGTGATTGGAACTGGTGACGTAGGTCTCCACGTCGGCCAGCCGCCGGTCGATTTCCCGTAGTCGCGACCGGACGTCGCGGGCGGAGCGGCGCGCGTTGACGCGCACGCCCTGCCAGAATTTCTGCTCCTCCGGGTTCTGGTCGTAGAGCTCGCGCGGCTTAACGGGGGCAAGGAACCCGGCTGCGATATAGACGATGATTGTCGCCCCGGAGCCCAGCACCGTCAGCAACACCGTACCGATCCGGACCAGGGTCACGTCGATTCCGGTATAGTCGGCTATGCCGGCGCAGACGCCCAGCCATTTGCCGTTGAGCTTGTCGCGGTAGAATTTGGTGCGGCGGGGAGCGTTCACGGGTTGAGCCTCCGGACGGTGTGCCGATCCTCGATGCCGATGCTGGCCGGATCGGCGGCGAGTTGGCGCCAGTTGGGATTCTCGGCAGTCATGATCCGCTCGATTGTCTGCAGGCGATCGTCGAGACGGCGAGCCATTTCATGCATGTCGTCGAGCAGCCGCTCGTCCTCGGCGGTGAGCGAGGCCGCGCTCTTGAGGCGCACGACATAATGGAAGATCAGCCACGGCAGGCCGATGAACAGCATGCCGACGACGGCGATCGGGACGAGAACTTCTTCCATCGGTCAGTCTTCCTTCTTCGCGGCGCGGGCTGCCTTCATCGCTTCAAGCTCGGCGTCGACCTTCTCGCTGTTCCTGAGCTCGGCAATCTCTTCCTCGAGCGTCTTCTGCGGAGCGCCCAGGCTCAGCGCGTCGGCATGGCCTTCGGCGAAGTCGACCCGGCGCTCCAGCACGTCGAAGCGCGAAAAGGCCTCGTCGACCTTCGGGCCGGCATACATTTCGCGCATCCGGGCACGGTTCTGGGCACTTTCGAGGCGGCTCATGATCGCGTTCTGGCGGGTGCGAGCCTCGCGCAGCTTGGTTTGCAGCTTGGCAATGTCGCCCTCCGAAGCGCGCAGCGCGTCGTCCAGCACGGCGATCTCGGCCTTGAGGCCGTCGGCCATGTCGGCCGCCTTCTGCTTCTCGACGAGAGCGGCCTTGGCGAGGTCCTCACGGTCCTTGGAGAGGGCCAACTCGGCCTTCTCGGTCCAGCTTTCCTGGAGCTTCTCAAGCTTGGCGACCTGGCGGCGCATTTCCTTCTGGTCGGCGATCGTCCGGGCGGCGGAGGCGCGGACTTCGACCAGCGTCTCCTCCATCTCCATGATGATCATCCGGATCATCTTCGCCGGATCTTCCGCCTTGTCGAGCAAGTCGGTGAAGTTGGCGGCGATGATGTCGCGGGTCCGTGAGAAGATACCCATGGGTTTAAGAACTCCTTTTATGTCGCTGTCGACGCCGGACTATCATAGCACCATTCAGGCCAGGACTTCATGCGAAAGCGGAGCGTCGGCAGCCTGGGCGGGCGCGGTTTCAAGCGCGCGGGCCGGAGCGACGGCAGCGCCGACGGAGACGGTGCTGAGCAGGAGGGCGCCGATGATGGAGGCGGCGATGTTCTTCATGTCTTGGTTGAGCATATTCTTACTCCCTGAACCGGGTTGATCCGATCCGCTCTGTGGCGGTTGCCCAATCCTTTGCAGCCCCCGTGCCAACTTTACGGATAGGCAGAAATCCGCCAAAAATGAGCCTCAAGCAGCATATTTCGCTTGCCAATAGGTGGCGATATGTCCCAATTGTTGGGAATGGAGCGCAACACCCAACTGGTCGGCCAGTCCTCGTCCTTTCTCGACGCGATCGAGCGCGCGAGCCGGGCCGCGCCGCTGGACCGGCCCGTGCTCGTCATTGGCGAACGGGGCACCGGCAAGGAGTTGGTCGCCGAGCGGCTTCATCGTCTGTCGTCGCGGTGGGACGGGCCGCTCGTCATCATGAACTGCGCGGCTCTTCCGGAAACGCTGATCGAGGCCGAACTGTTCGGTCATGAGGCCGGCGCCTTCACCGGGGCCACCAAGGCGCGGCCGGGCCGGTTCGAAGAGGCTGATAGCGGAACCCTGTTCCTCGACGAGCTCGGAACGCTGTCGAAGCCGGCGCAGGACCGGCTGCTCCGCGCCATCGAATATGGCGAAGTGACGCGGATCGGCTCCAACAGGCCGCTCGAGGTCGACGTCCGCATCGTCGCCGCCACCAACGAGAATCTGCCGAGGGCGGTGGAAGAAGGACGGTTCCGCGCCGACCTGCTCGACCGGCTGTCCTTCGAAGTCGTGACCTTGCCGCCGCTCCGCCGCCGCACCAGCGACATACCCGTGCTCGCCGATCATTTCGCCAGGCGGATGGCGTTGGAACTGGAGTGGAACCAGTGGCCCGGCTTCAGCGCCGCCGCCGCTGCTCGGCTGCTTTCCTATGATTGGCCCGGCAATGTCCGCGAGTTGCGGAACGTCGTGGAGCGGGCCGTGTACCGATGGGAGGATTCGGAACGCCCCGTCGATGCGGTTCAGTTCGATCCGTTCGAGTCACCGTGGCGCCCGATTGGCGAAGTCACGGCCGCCTCAGCCGCGAGTGAGCAGCAAAGCGCGATGGCCACGGCAACCGCCCCGGCGTCCGCTTCACCGGCTCACGATCCCCTGAGCTGTGCCGACTTCCGCCTGGCCGTGGCGGAATATGAAAAGGCCATTTTGAAGTCCGCGCTGGAAAGATGCCGCTGGAACCAGCGCGCGGCGGCGGCGGCGCTTCAGCTCAGCTACGATCAGCTTCGTCATGCCATGAAGAGACATGGCGTCATCGGCGGTGAGCGACAGTCGGCCTGAAGGTGCCGCTTAATCGACGCACTTGATCGAAAGCGAAATGACTTTCGTCGAAATCGTCACGGTCCAACCTCCACTGATACTTATCTATAGCGTGTCGGGCCAGGTGAAGGGTCCGGCGTATCGAGGAGGATGTGATGATTGGCAAATTCCTCTCCGCGACCGCGCTGCTCGTGGTCGCCGGTCCCGCCGTTGCTGCCGTAACCGTCGTTGGGGAAAGCGCTGCCCAGTCCTGCTACCAGGCTGCCGCCTCGACGGTGCTGCTTCGTGACGATATCGGCGTTTGCGACCGGGCGCTAAGCGAAGAGGCGCTGACCCCCTATGAGGAAGTGGCGACACTGGTGAACCGCGGCATATTGAAGCTGAGGGACGGCCGGACGGATTCCGCGATAACGGATTTCGACGCCGCCATTGCGCGGGACCCGAACCAGGCCGAGGCCTACCTCAACAAGGGCGTCGCACTGTCGAAGAAGGACGGATGGGCCAATGCCCTGCCACTCTTCACGCTGGCGATCGAGAAGAAGACTTCCAAGCCGGCGCTGGCCTATTTCGGACGCGGCATGGCTCATGAGATAACAGGTGACGTTCGTTCCGCCTACAACGACTATAAGATGGCGAGCACGCTCGAGCCCACCTGGGATCGACCGCTCCAGGAATTGTCGCGCTTCATCGTGAAGCGCAACTGACCGGGCGGCCTTCGGATCAAGCCGGTCCCGGCGTAAGCGCGGGACCGGAAGAGGGCGCTGTGTGCGCCGTGCGGCCTCTGCGGAGGCCTTTTTCTGGCTAATCGAGCCCGTTCCCGCGCCTGATCGAAAAATATTTGCCCCTTTTTGCCGCCATGGCGTTAGCTGCCTGTAGCCAATAACAGGAGACACACCATGGCTTTCACGCTTCCACCGTTGTCGTACGCCTTTGATGCGCTCGAGCCGACGATCGACGCGCAGACGATGCAGCTGCACCACGACAAGCATCATCAAGCCTATGTCGACAAGCTGAACGAAGGCGTGTCTGAGGATTCGAGCCTGCAGGGCAAGAGCCTGGAGGATATCCTTTCCAACATCTCGTCCGCGTCGAAGAAGGTGCGCAACAATGGCGGCGGTCATTGGAACCACAGCTTTTTCTGGGAGATCATGGGTCCGAACGGCGGTCGCCCGTCAGGCCGGCTGGCCGAGACGATCGACCAGACCTTCGGTTCGTTCGACGACCTCAAGACCAAGTTCAACGAGGCCGGCGTCGGCCAGTTCGGCTCCGGCTGGGTATGGCTGATCGTCAACCAGAGCGGCAAGCTGGAAGTGACCGCGACTCCCAATCAGGACAATCCGCTGATGGACGACGCACCGGTGAAGGGCACGCCCATCCTCGGCAACGACGTCTGGGAGCACGCCTATTATCTCAAATACAACAACCGCCGGCCGGATTATCTGAAGGCCTGGTGGGACGTGGTGAACTGGGCCAAGGTCGACGAGCATTTCGCCAAGGCGGTGGGCTGACCCTTATTGGCTGACTGACTCGCACCGTCTTTGCGAGCGGAGCGAAGCAATCCAGATACGCGCCGAGCTGTTCTGGATTGCTTCGTCGCCACGCTCCTCGCAATGACGAATTCAGCTATCAGCTCTTCAGGCGATAGCCTGTCTTAAAGATCCAGGCGACGATGCCGAGGCAGAGGAAGAAGAAGGCGAGGGTCGCGGCGAGGCTGACCCCTACTGCCACGTCCGACGTGTCGTAGAAGCTCCAGCGGAAACCGCTGATGAGGTAGACGACCGGGTTGAACAGGGAGATCGTCCGCCACGGCTCGGGCAGCATGTCGATCGAGTAGAAAGCGCCGCCCAGGAAGGTGAGGGGCGTCACCAGCAGCATCGGGATGAAGTTGAGCTGCTCGAAGCTCTTCGCCCAGATGCCGATGATGAAGCCGAACAGGCTGAAGGTCGTCGCGATCAGCAGCAGGAACGTGATCATCCAGCCCGGATGCTGTATCTGGATTGGCACGAACAGGCTCGCCGTCGCCAGGATGATGAGGCCGAGCACGATCGACTTCGTCGCGGCCGCGCCGACATAGGCGGTGACGATCTCCAGCGTCGAGACCGGGGCTGAGAGGATTTCGTAGATCGTGCCGGTAAACTTCGGAAAATAAATGCCGAAACTGGCGTTGAAGATGCTCTGCGTGAAGAGCGAGAGCATGATGAGCCCGGGCACGATGAAGGCGCCATAGTCGACGCCACCGACCTCCGACATTCGCGAGCCGATCGCCGATCCGAAGACGATGAAGTAGAGCGACGTGGTGATGACCGGCGTGACGATGCTCTGCAGCCAGGTGCGCAGCGCCCGCGCCATCTCGAAGCGGTAGATGGCCCAGACGCCATAGCCGTTGAATGCGCTCATCAGGCGGCGTCCTTCCGCTGGCTCACCAGCCCGACGAAAATCTCTTCCAGCGAGCTTTCGCGGGTGTGGAGGTCCTTCAAGCCGATGCCGAGGTCCGTCATCCGCTTCAGGAGCGAGGGAATGCCGGTTCGCTCGGCATTGGCGTCGAACGTCATCTCCAGCTCGTTTCCGTCCGCCTTCAGCTCCAGTGGCCATTCGTCAAGCTCCGGCGGGACCGCCGTCATCGGCTCGGCGAGGACGAGGGTGAGCTGCTTCTTGCCGAGCTTCTTCATCAGCTCGGTCTTCTCCTCGACCAGGATGAGCTCGCCCCGGCTGATGACGCCCACCCGGTCGGCCATTTCCTCGGCCTCCTCGATATAGTGGGTGGTGAGGATGATGGTGACGCCGCGCTCGCGAAGCCCCCTCACCAGCTCCCACATGTCGCGGCGGAGTTCGACGTCGACACCGGCGGTGGGCTCGTCGAGGAACAGGATCTCGGGCTCGTGGGAGAGCGCCTTGGCGATCATCACCCGGCGCTTCATGCCGCCGGATAGCTCGATGATCTTCGACTGGCGCTTCTCCCAAAGCGATAGGTCCTTCAGGACCTTTTCGATATGGTCGGGGTTCGGCGGCAGCCCGAACAGGCCGCGGCTGAAGGTGACGGTCGCCCAAACGGTCTCGAAGGCGTCGGTGGTCAGCTCCTGGGGCACGAGGCCGATCTTGGAGCGCGCCCGCTTATACTCGGTCTTAATGTCGTGGCCGTCCGCCTTCACCTCGCCCGAGGTCGGAGTGACGATGCCGCAGATGATGCTGATGAGGGTCGTCTTGCCGGCGCCGTTCGGCCCTAGCAGCGCGAAGATCTCGCCCCTGCGGATGTCGAGATTGACGTCCTTCAGCGCCTCGAGGCCGGAGGCGTAGCGCTTGGTGAGATGGGAGACGGAAATGACGGACGACATATGATTTGCCCCCAACTGTCGCCGGTTTCAGCCCTGCGGCGGAATGGGCGGCTCTTCCTTGGCCTCGGTCACGCTGAAGCCGTGGCGAAGCAGCATCGGGATATTGGCCATGGCAAAGGCCATAGACAGCGCGGTGACGCCCCAGACCTTGACCGTCAGCCAGGTCTCGAAGCTGAGCCAGGCGCGCAGACCCTCGTTGAGCACCGCCATCGCGGCGAAGAAGATGGCCCAATTGCGCGAAAGCTTGAGCCAGCCGGTCTCGTTCAGTCCCTCGAAGATCGGGCCGAACACGTAGCGTAGCAGCGGCTTTTTCGCTGCCAGGCCGGCGAACAGGAGCAGCGCGAATCCGGCATAGATGATGGTCGGCTTCAGCTGAATGAAGCGCGGATCGTTGAGGTACAGGGTGAGACCGCCGAAACCGACGACGAGAATGGCCGACATCCACGTCATCGGCGACACCCGCTTCAGCACGGCCAGCGAGACGACGAGGGCGACGACGATCGCCACCATGAACACCGCCGTGCTCACGAAGATGCCGGTCAGCTTGTAGGCGATGAAGAAGGCGAGCAGCGGTCCGAAATCGAGCGCGAAGCTGAGGGCGCCGTGCGGCTTGGTTTTGGGGGTGTCGGTCACGCTTCACTCTTTTGCGGAGCGCCGGCGATGGCGCGGGCGGCCTCCTCTGGGTCGAACGGGCGCAGGTCGTCAATGCCTTCGCCGACACCGATGGCGTGGATCGGCAGGCCATATTGCTCGGCCGCCGCGACCAGGACGCCGCCCCGCGCGGTGCCGTCGAGCTTGGTCATGACGAGGCCGGTGACACCCGCCACCTCCTTGAAAACCTCAATCTGGCTGAGCGCATTCTGCCCGGTCGTCGCATCGAGGACCAGCACGACGTTGTGCGGCGCCGCCGGATTGAGGCGGCCAAGGACGCGCCGGATCTTGGCGAGCTCGTCCATCAGGCCCTTCTTGTTCTGAAGACGCCCGGCGGTGTCGACGATGAGGACGTCGATGCCCTCGGCGGTCGCCTTCTTGACCCCATCGAAGACGATGGCGGAAGGATCGCCGCCTTCGGGCCCGGTGATGATCGGCACGCCGATCCGCTCGGCCCAGACCTTGAGCTGGCCGATGGCCGCGGCGCGAAAGGTGTCGCCGGCGGCGAGCAGGACGCCGTAATCCTGCTCCAGGAACAGGTGGGCGAGCTTGGCGATGGTGGTGGTCTTGCCCGATCCGTTGACGCCGACGACCAGGATCACCTGCGGCCGCGGAAAGGCGTCGATCTCCAGCGGCGTCGCCACCGGCGCCAATATCTTGGCAAGTTCCTCGGCGACGACCTCGCGCACGCCGGCCTCGGTCAGGCCGCGCTCGTACCGCTCGCTCGCCAGGCGGTCGCGAACCTTGGCCGCCGTTGCCGGCCCGAGGTCCGAGGCGATCAGCGCTTCCTCGATCTCGTCGAGAGTCGCCTCGTCGAGCACGGCCTTGGTGAACAGGCCGGTGAGATTGTCCCCCAGCCTGTCCGAAGTCTTCTTGAACCCGCCGCGCAGCCGCTCGAGCCAGGGAGTCTCGCTCAAGCCGCTTCTCCGATCAAAATGTCGCCGTGCACGGCAGCTATTCTCGCTTTCACAATCATTCCAGTCTCGTTCGTGCCAAGCGACGAACGAAATTTCGTCACGCGCACGG is from Sphingosinicella humi and encodes:
- the pspB gene encoding envelope stress response membrane protein PspB; amino-acid sequence: MEEVLVPIAVVGMLFIGLPWLIFHYVVRLKSAASLTAEDERLLDDMHEMARRLDDRLQTIERIMTAENPNWRQLAADPASIGIEDRHTVRRLNP
- a CDS encoding ABC transporter permease — encoded protein: MSAFNGYGVWAIYRFEMARALRTWLQSIVTPVITTSLYFIVFGSAIGSRMSEVGGVDYGAFIVPGLIMLSLFTQSIFNASFGIYFPKFTGTIYEILSAPVSTLEIVTAYVGAAATKSIVLGLIILATASLFVPIQIQHPGWMITFLLLIATTFSLFGFIIGIWAKSFEQLNFIPMLLVTPLTFLGGAFYSIDMLPEPWRTISLFNPVVYLISGFRWSFYDTSDVAVGVSLAATLAFFFLCLGIVAWIFKTGYRLKS
- the pspF gene encoding phage shock protein operon transcriptional activator; its protein translation is MERNTQLVGQSSSFLDAIERASRAAPLDRPVLVIGERGTGKELVAERLHRLSSRWDGPLVIMNCAALPETLIEAELFGHEAGAFTGATKARPGRFEEADSGTLFLDELGTLSKPAQDRLLRAIEYGEVTRIGSNRPLEVDVRIVAATNENLPRAVEEGRFRADLLDRLSFEVVTLPPLRRRTSDIPVLADHFARRMALELEWNQWPGFSAAAAARLLSYDWPGNVRELRNVVERAVYRWEDSERPVDAVQFDPFESPWRPIGEVTAASAASEQQSAMATATAPASASPAHDPLSCADFRLAVAEYEKAILKSALERCRWNQRAAAAALQLSYDQLRHAMKRHGVIGGERQSA
- a CDS encoding superoxide dismutase — encoded protein: MAFTLPPLSYAFDALEPTIDAQTMQLHHDKHHQAYVDKLNEGVSEDSSLQGKSLEDILSNISSASKKVRNNGGGHWNHSFFWEIMGPNGGRPSGRLAETIDQTFGSFDDLKTKFNEAGVGQFGSGWVWLIVNQSGKLEVTATPNQDNPLMDDAPVKGTPILGNDVWEHAYYLKYNNRRPDYLKAWWDVVNWAKVDEHFAKAVG
- the pspA gene encoding phage shock protein PspA, with product MGIFSRTRDIIAANFTDLLDKAEDPAKMIRMIIMEMEETLVEVRASAARTIADQKEMRRQVAKLEKLQESWTEKAELALSKDREDLAKAALVEKQKAADMADGLKAEIAVLDDALRASEGDIAKLQTKLREARTRQNAIMSRLESAQNRARMREMYAGPKVDEAFSRFDVLERRVDFAEGHADALSLGAPQKTLEEEIAELRNSEKVDAELEAMKAARAAKKED
- a CDS encoding ABC transporter ATP-binding protein, producing MSSVISVSHLTKRYASGLEALKDVNLDIRRGEIFALLGPNGAGKTTLISIICGIVTPTSGEVKADGHDIKTEYKRARSKIGLVPQELTTDAFETVWATVTFSRGLFGLPPNPDHIEKVLKDLSLWEKRQSKIIELSGGMKRRVMIAKALSHEPEILFLDEPTAGVDVELRRDMWELVRGLRERGVTIILTTHYIEEAEEMADRVGVISRGELILVEEKTELMKKLGKKQLTLVLAEPMTAVPPELDEWPLELKADGNELEMTFDANAERTGIPSLLKRMTDLGIGLKDLHTRESSLEEIFVGLVSQRKDAA
- a CDS encoding tetratricopeptide repeat protein, which codes for MIGKFLSATALLVVAGPAVAAVTVVGESAAQSCYQAAASTVLLRDDIGVCDRALSEEALTPYEEVATLVNRGILKLRDGRTDSAITDFDAAIARDPNQAEAYLNKGVALSKKDGWANALPLFTLAIEKKTSKPALAYFGRGMAHEITGDVRSAYNDYKMASTLEPTWDRPLQELSRFIVKRN
- the ispZ gene encoding septation protein IspZ — encoded protein: MTDTPKTKPHGALSFALDFGPLLAFFIAYKLTGIFVSTAVFMVAIVVALVVSLAVLKRVSPMTWMSAILVVGFGGLTLYLNDPRFIQLKPTIIYAGFALLLFAGLAAKKPLLRYVFGPIFEGLNETGWLKLSRNWAIFFAAMAVLNEGLRAWLSFETWLTVKVWGVTALSMAFAMANIPMLLRHGFSVTEAKEEPPIPPQG
- the pspC gene encoding envelope stress response membrane protein PspC; the encoded protein is MNAPRRTKFYRDKLNGKWLGVCAGIADYTGIDVTLVRIGTVLLTVLGSGATIIVYIAAGFLAPVKPRELYDQNPEEQKFWQGVRVNARRSARDVRSRLREIDRRLADVETYVTSSNHRLAQEIESLR
- the ftsY gene encoding signal recognition particle-docking protein FtsY, coding for MSETPWLERLRGGFKKTSDRLGDNLTGLFTKAVLDEATLDEIEEALIASDLGPATAAKVRDRLASERYERGLTEAGVREVVAEELAKILAPVATPLEIDAFPRPQVILVVGVNGSGKTTTIAKLAHLFLEQDYGVLLAAGDTFRAAAIGQLKVWAERIGVPIITGPEGGDPSAIVFDGVKKATAEGIDVLIVDTAGRLQNKKGLMDELAKIRRVLGRLNPAAPHNVVLVLDATTGQNALSQIEVFKEVAGVTGLVMTKLDGTARGGVLVAAAEQYGLPIHAIGVGEGIDDLRPFDPEEAARAIAGAPQKSEA